One window from the genome of Halomicrobium zhouii encodes:
- a CDS encoding helix-turn-helix domain-containing protein translates to MALAVEFAVASPGSCPVAQASERAGERVSGVSRASIRGDESITEEFRLPADAAGESSVDGVEGLESVATTGSETLYRFERDPVNDCVCEIIEQVVGPATDVRAEDGTLVVTAHVEDLDAVRAVVERLREPFDGVGVRRLTNLEADDRDDDPLDDDGLTDRQREVVQTAYDMGYFEYPKGANAGEVADALDISRSTFAEHLAAATGKLFGAVLAVDSGDAVTRTARARP, encoded by the coding sequence ATGGCACTCGCCGTCGAGTTCGCGGTGGCGTCCCCCGGGTCGTGTCCGGTCGCACAGGCCTCCGAGCGGGCTGGCGAGCGCGTCTCCGGCGTCTCGCGCGCGTCGATCCGGGGCGACGAATCGATAACCGAGGAGTTCCGCCTCCCGGCCGACGCGGCGGGTGAATCGAGCGTCGACGGCGTCGAGGGGCTCGAATCGGTCGCGACGACCGGTTCCGAGACGCTCTATCGCTTCGAGCGGGACCCCGTGAACGACTGTGTCTGTGAAATCATCGAACAGGTCGTCGGGCCGGCGACCGACGTCCGCGCCGAGGACGGCACGCTCGTCGTGACGGCCCACGTCGAGGACCTGGACGCGGTCCGGGCCGTCGTCGAGCGTCTCCGCGAGCCGTTCGACGGCGTCGGCGTCCGGCGGCTGACGAACCTGGAAGCGGACGACCGCGACGACGACCCGCTGGACGACGACGGCCTCACCGACAGACAGCGCGAGGTGGTGCAGACGGCCTACGACATGGGCTACTTCGAGTACCCGAAGGGAGCAAACGCCGGCGAGGTCGCCGACGCGCTCGACATCTCCCGGTCGACGTTCGCCGAACACCTGGCCGCGGCCACGGGAAAACTGTTCGGAGCGGTGCTGGCTGTCGACAGCGGCGACGCAGTCACGCGGACGGCGCGGGCTCGTCCGTGA
- a CDS encoding winged helix-turn-helix domain-containing protein → MVRDPFGDQEGPDFEDVLDALDDEDCRAIVKALDEPMTASEISEASDVPLSTCYRKIELLTEASLLAEGVEVRPDGQHASRYAIDFEEVVVMLDEDREFDVDIAHRPRSADQRLATLWSEVRKET, encoded by the coding sequence ATGGTCCGTGACCCGTTCGGCGACCAGGAGGGGCCCGACTTCGAGGACGTCCTCGACGCGCTCGACGACGAGGACTGTCGGGCGATCGTCAAGGCGCTCGACGAGCCCATGACGGCCAGCGAGATCTCCGAGGCCAGCGACGTCCCGCTGTCGACCTGTTACCGGAAGATAGAGCTCCTGACGGAGGCCTCGCTCCTGGCCGAGGGCGTCGAGGTGCGCCCCGACGGGCAACACGCGAGCCGGTACGCCATCGACTTCGAGGAGGTCGTCGTCATGCTCGACGAGGACCGCGAGTTCGACGTCGACATCGCCCACCGCCCCCGGTCGGCGGACCAGCGCCTGGCCACGCTCTGGTCGGAGGTTAGAAAGGAAACATGA
- a CDS encoding helix-turn-helix domain-containing protein, with translation MPEAKLRLTIPDGIWIGDITRHNPDTRVRVLAAIPDELSGVGLAEITGPAAATVVAEMVDEEELTNVETLQHRDGEALVQFETTNPLLLFPARGSGIPLQMPFDIVDGEASWEVTAPNERLSELGEQLEEFGIQFTVDYVHQYTASDQVLTDRQREIVRAAVEEGYYDTPRRCSLTELAEAVGIAKSSCSDTLHRAEETIVKEFVERQLTDEPAPSA, from the coding sequence ATGCCAGAGGCGAAACTGCGGCTCACGATCCCCGACGGCATCTGGATCGGCGACATCACCCGCCACAACCCCGACACGCGAGTCCGCGTGCTGGCGGCCATCCCCGACGAACTCAGCGGGGTGGGACTGGCCGAGATCACGGGACCGGCCGCCGCTACCGTGGTGGCCGAGATGGTCGACGAGGAGGAGTTGACGAACGTCGAGACGCTCCAGCACCGCGACGGCGAGGCGCTCGTCCAGTTCGAGACGACCAATCCCCTGCTCCTGTTCCCGGCGCGGGGCTCGGGCATCCCGCTCCAGATGCCCTTCGACATCGTCGACGGCGAGGCCAGTTGGGAGGTGACAGCGCCCAACGAGCGCCTCTCCGAGCTGGGCGAGCAACTGGAGGAGTTCGGCATCCAGTTCACCGTCGACTACGTCCACCAGTACACCGCGAGCGACCAGGTGCTGACGGACCGCCAGCGCGAGATCGTCCGGGCCGCCGTCGAGGAAGGGTACTACGACACACCGCGGCGCTGCTCGCTGACCGAACTGGCCGAGGCGGTGGGCATCGCCAAGTCCTCCTGTAGCGACACGCTCCACCGCGCCGAAGAGACCATCGTCAAGGAGTTCGTCGAGCGCCAGCTCACGGACGAGCCCGCGCCGTCCGCGTGA
- a CDS encoding SRPBCC family protein has translation MQSVTVTREIERDPDEVRAAMADVGEFMRASGFDDVTVDGDTLTIANSVGLATIELVLDLFDDPEAVLAYEHREGIFDEMVTRYFLEETADGVEVSATTDFALQARLIGPLLDATVIKRQRRVELTNQFDWLESGPA, from the coding sequence ATGCAATCAGTCACAGTGACGCGGGAGATAGAGCGTGACCCCGACGAGGTCCGGGCAGCGATGGCCGACGTCGGCGAGTTCATGCGCGCGAGCGGGTTCGACGACGTGACGGTGGACGGCGACACCCTCACCATCGCCAACAGCGTCGGCCTGGCGACCATCGAACTGGTCCTCGACCTGTTCGACGACCCAGAGGCCGTGCTGGCCTACGAACACCGCGAGGGCATCTTCGACGAGATGGTCACGCGCTACTTCCTCGAGGAGACGGCCGACGGCGTCGAGGTCAGCGCCACCACCGACTTCGCGCTGCAGGCCCGCCTCATCGGGCCGCTGCTGGACGCGACGGTCATCAAGCGCCAGCGCCGCGTCGAACTGACCAACCAGTTCGACTGGCTCGAATCGGGACCGGCGTAG
- a CDS encoding DUF2249 domain-containing protein, which yields MSATTTLDVRDVDDEPFPHIMSALSDLAEGETLELVNSFEPEPLYSVLSQRGFDYESERVAEDEWHVFVSHA from the coding sequence ATGTCCGCGACCACCACGCTCGACGTGCGCGACGTCGACGACGAACCGTTCCCCCACATCATGTCGGCCCTGTCTGACCTGGCGGAGGGGGAGACGCTGGAACTGGTCAACAGCTTCGAGCCCGAGCCCCTGTACAGCGTCCTCTCCCAGCGCGGCTTCGACTACGAGAGCGAGCGAGTGGCCGAGGACGAGTGGCACGTCTTCGTCAGCCACGCTTGA
- a CDS encoding cupin domain-containing protein: MSIERANVDAADEAGRAALFEGEPRTVHLSLSADQRVPAHDHPDRQILFHVLEGEIALDLDDETHDLSAGDVLRFDGDCQISPKAVSDARALVVLAKA, translated from the coding sequence ATGAGCATCGAACGCGCGAACGTCGACGCGGCCGACGAAGCGGGGCGAGCGGCGCTGTTCGAGGGCGAGCCCCGGACCGTCCACCTCTCCCTGTCGGCCGACCAGCGGGTCCCGGCCCACGACCACCCCGACAGACAGATCCTCTTTCACGTCCTCGAGGGCGAGATCGCGCTCGACCTCGACGACGAGACCCACGACCTGTCGGCCGGCGACGTGCTCCGGTTCGACGGTGACTGCCAGATATCGCCGAAGGCCGTCTCGGACGCGCGGGCACTCGTCGTCCTCGCGAAGGCGTAG
- a CDS encoding cbb3-type cytochrome c oxidase subunit I: MAPAETLATTAVMAALSVVVVAMLARVEDWHDYVPTGGGAPGHGEEVGHGHAEKPSGIVRWLTTVDHRDIGLMYGAFAVVAFAWGGVAVVLMRLELVTPPSDLLTASTYNALMTSHGITMLFLFGTPILAAFSNYLVPLLIGADDMAFPRINAIAFWLLPMGAILIWAGFFLPGVDPAQTSWTMYTPLSIEQPSRGIDLMVLGLHLTGVSATLGSINFITTIFTERGEGVTWATLDIFSWTVLVQSAQILFSFPLLGSALVMLLLDRNVGTTFFTADGGGPILWQHLFWFFGHPEVYILVLPPMGLVSYILPKFTGRKLFGFKYVVYSTLALGVLAFGVWAHHMFATGIDPRLRASFMAVSIAIAIPSAVKVFNWITTMWNGSLRLAAPFLFCVGFVFNFIIGGVTGVFEASIPVDLLLHDTYQVVAHFHYVIMGAIAFAVFAGIYYWFPLYTGRWYQRTLAKWHFWLTMVGTNVTFFPMILLGYAGMPRRYASYEVTVGPVELFAGLHQVATLGVILLTFGQLVFVWNLVTSWLEGQRVQSDDPWDIDDHPTAAREWEWFKQQRKLAVVDGGSEDAGES, from the coding sequence ATGGCTCCCGCAGAGACGCTCGCGACGACGGCAGTGATGGCGGCGCTGTCCGTCGTCGTCGTCGCGATGCTGGCACGCGTCGAGGACTGGCACGACTACGTTCCGACTGGCGGCGGTGCGCCCGGACACGGCGAGGAGGTCGGTCACGGCCACGCCGAGAAACCGTCCGGGATCGTGCGCTGGCTGACGACGGTCGACCACAGGGACATCGGGCTCATGTACGGCGCCTTCGCCGTCGTCGCCTTCGCCTGGGGCGGCGTCGCCGTCGTGTTGATGCGCCTGGAACTGGTGACGCCGCCGAGCGACCTGCTCACGGCGAGCACGTACAACGCGCTGATGACGAGCCACGGCATCACGATGCTGTTCCTCTTCGGCACGCCCATCCTGGCGGCGTTCTCGAACTACCTCGTCCCGCTGCTCATCGGCGCCGACGACATGGCGTTCCCGCGGATCAACGCCATCGCGTTCTGGCTCTTGCCGATGGGTGCGATACTCATCTGGGCCGGGTTCTTCCTGCCGGGCGTCGACCCGGCCCAGACGTCCTGGACGATGTACACGCCGCTCTCCATCGAACAGCCGAGTCGGGGGATCGACCTCATGGTGCTCGGCCTGCACCTCACCGGCGTCTCGGCGACGCTGGGGTCGATCAACTTCATCACGACTATCTTCACCGAACGCGGCGAGGGCGTCACGTGGGCGACGCTGGACATCTTCAGCTGGACGGTGCTCGTCCAGTCCGCCCAGATCCTCTTCTCGTTCCCGCTGCTGGGCAGCGCGCTCGTGATGCTCCTGCTCGACCGCAACGTCGGCACGACGTTCTTCACCGCCGACGGCGGCGGGCCGATCCTCTGGCAACACCTGTTCTGGTTCTTCGGCCACCCCGAGGTGTACATCCTGGTCCTCCCGCCGATGGGACTGGTGAGCTACATCCTCCCGAAGTTCACCGGCCGGAAGCTGTTCGGGTTCAAGTACGTCGTCTACTCCACGCTCGCGCTCGGGGTGCTGGCCTTCGGCGTCTGGGCCCACCACATGTTCGCGACGGGTATCGACCCCAGGCTCCGCGCCTCGTTCATGGCGGTCTCCATCGCCATCGCCATCCCGAGCGCGGTCAAGGTCTTCAACTGGATCACGACGATGTGGAACGGCAGCCTGCGACTCGCCGCGCCGTTCCTCTTCTGCGTCGGCTTCGTGTTCAACTTCATCATCGGCGGCGTCACCGGCGTGTTCGAGGCCTCGATCCCCGTCGACCTGCTGCTCCACGACACCTACCAGGTCGTCGCCCACTTCCACTACGTCATCATGGGCGCCATCGCCTTCGCCGTCTTCGCGGGCATCTACTACTGGTTCCCCCTCTACACCGGGCGCTGGTACCAGCGCACCCTGGCGAAGTGGCACTTCTGGCTGACGATGGTCGGCACCAACGTGACGTTCTTCCCGATGATCCTGCTGGGCTACGCCGGGATGCCGCGCCGGTACGCGAGCTACGAGGTCACGGTCGGCCCCGTCGAACTGTTCGCCGGCCTCCACCAGGTCGCGACTCTCGGCGTGATACTGCTGACCTTCGGCCAGCTCGTCTTCGTCTGGAACCTCGTCACCAGCTGGCTCGAGGGCCAGCGCGTCCAGAGCGACGACCCGTGGGACATCGACGACCACCCCACCGCCGCCCGCGAGTGGGAGTGGTTCAAGCAACAGCGTAAGCTAGCCGTCGTCGACGGCGGTAGCGAGGACGCGGGCGAGTCGTAA
- a CDS encoding DUF2249 domain-containing protein — MPETTLDLRDVPPAERHPMIHSAFEALGSGEALEIVNDHEPKPLFYEFQAEVDAFDAENYDCERAEPGKFVATLPKV; from the coding sequence ATGCCAGAAACGACGCTCGACCTGCGCGACGTCCCGCCGGCGGAACGCCACCCGATGATCCACTCGGCTTTCGAGGCGCTCGGGAGCGGTGAGGCCCTCGAAATCGTCAACGACCACGAGCCCAAGCCGCTGTTCTACGAGTTCCAGGCCGAGGTCGACGCCTTCGACGCGGAGAACTACGACTGCGAGCGGGCGGAACCGGGCAAGTTCGTCGCGACGCTGCCCAAGGTGTGA
- a CDS encoding cupin domain-containing protein: MVATDFTSERAFEDDRFRASVLHESDSQKVVMGYFRPGQFIPVHAPDSQVAITVHSGKGVVREGETDHHVEPGSVVVVPAGEKRGVRAETELQATLVTAPPPGEAAHEPVRRGLERDEFEPELE; encoded by the coding sequence ATGGTCGCGACAGACTTCACGAGCGAGCGCGCTTTCGAGGACGACCGGTTCCGTGCGAGCGTTCTCCACGAGTCGGACAGCCAGAAGGTGGTCATGGGCTACTTCCGCCCGGGCCAGTTCATCCCCGTCCACGCACCGGATAGCCAGGTGGCCATCACCGTCCACTCCGGAAAGGGAGTCGTCCGCGAGGGCGAGACCGACCACCACGTCGAACCGGGGTCGGTCGTCGTGGTCCCGGCTGGCGAGAAACGCGGCGTTCGCGCCGAGACGGAACTGCAGGCGACGCTCGTGACCGCACCGCCGCCGGGCGAGGCGGCCCACGAGCCGGTTCGCCGCGGTCTCGAACGGGACGAGTTCGAACCGGAACTCGAGTGA
- a CDS encoding DUF7521 family protein, with protein MSPHVPSSEIGIIATKTLTLVLGGLITYYSYKAYKRTQARELGALALGFGVITIGAFLGGILHLVVAQFFHIDLAVPIFIESLLMTAGLGVILYSLYAR; from the coding sequence ATGAGCCCGCACGTTCCAAGTTCAGAGATCGGTATCATCGCGACGAAGACGCTCACGCTCGTCCTGGGCGGCCTCATCACGTACTACTCGTACAAGGCGTACAAACGGACCCAGGCGCGCGAGTTAGGCGCGCTCGCCCTCGGATTCGGGGTGATAACGATCGGGGCGTTCCTCGGCGGGATCCTCCACCTCGTGGTGGCCCAGTTCTTCCACATCGACCTGGCCGTCCCCATCTTCATCGAGAGTCTGCTGATGACCGCCGGCCTCGGCGTCATCCTCTACTCGCTGTACGCCCGGTGA
- a CDS encoding DUF2249 domain-containing protein: MEEATRSVLAETDAPSDALVETLDVAAAGPPAPLRQTLELLPDLADDVVLVQYNDRAPQHLYPKLEDRGYAYETVEQADATITVIWKEL; this comes from the coding sequence ATGGAAGAGGCCACCCGGTCCGTCCTGGCGGAGACCGACGCACCGAGCGACGCCCTCGTCGAGACGCTGGACGTCGCCGCCGCCGGCCCGCCCGCCCCGCTCCGCCAGACCCTGGAACTGCTCCCGGATCTGGCCGACGACGTCGTCCTCGTCCAGTACAACGACCGCGCGCCCCAGCACCTCTACCCGAAGCTCGAGGACCGCGGGTACGCCTACGAGACGGTCGAACAGGCGGACGCGACTATCACGGTCATCTGGAAGGAACTGTGA
- a CDS encoding DUF7553 family protein — MGCSPLVTANRRLIAAMETPPDSGAEERLDEVAALLWAMEHEHVTDPGACCRVREKLRSLEQKVDERRRSDVERARRSVESYGEGLEPV, encoded by the coding sequence ATGGGCTGTTCACCCCTCGTCACGGCGAACCGGCGACTGATAGCGGCGATGGAGACGCCGCCCGACTCCGGGGCCGAGGAGCGTCTCGACGAGGTCGCCGCCCTGCTGTGGGCGATGGAACACGAGCACGTTACCGACCCCGGCGCGTGCTGTCGCGTCCGCGAGAAACTGCGGTCGCTGGAGCAGAAGGTCGACGAGCGTCGCCGGAGCGACGTCGAACGCGCCCGCCGGTCGGTGGAGTCCTACGGCGAAGGCCTCGAGCCGGTGTGA
- a CDS encoding halocyanin domain-containing protein translates to MNTQTYSRRSVLRAGAGAAIGGAALASARPTRAQTTFDGYLDNVDNYDGVVDETGSGEVTVEVGSQANGGTFGFGPAAVQVDPGTTVTWEWVAGSHNVEAEDGSFESELTDEAGFTFEQTFEEEGVVKYFCMPHKSMGMKGVVVVGDLPGGSGGSSGGGSSDSGSGSAPGFDGYLDNADNYDGLVDETGSGNVTVEVGSQANGGNFGFGPAAIRVDPGTTVTWEWVAGSHNVEAEDGSFESELTDEQGFTFDQTFEEEGVVKYFCMPHKSMGMKGVVVVGDPALGGAGGGGGESGGSDAGGSGGGSGELSGADWGAIAFGVSLVAGLLSPLAFAAFLDRDDQPMAGERVRR, encoded by the coding sequence ATGAACACCCAGACGTACTCCCGGCGGAGCGTCCTTCGCGCAGGTGCTGGCGCCGCTATCGGCGGCGCGGCGCTGGCCAGCGCCCGGCCCACGCGTGCACAGACTACCTTCGACGGCTACCTCGACAACGTGGACAACTACGACGGCGTCGTCGACGAGACGGGCAGCGGCGAGGTCACCGTCGAAGTCGGCAGCCAGGCCAACGGCGGTACCTTCGGCTTCGGCCCCGCGGCCGTCCAGGTCGACCCCGGAACGACCGTCACCTGGGAGTGGGTCGCTGGCAGCCACAACGTCGAAGCCGAGGACGGTAGCTTCGAGAGCGAACTCACCGACGAGGCCGGCTTCACCTTCGAGCAGACCTTCGAGGAAGAGGGCGTGGTGAAGTACTTCTGCATGCCCCACAAGTCGATGGGCATGAAAGGCGTCGTCGTCGTGGGCGACCTCCCCGGTGGCAGCGGCGGGTCGTCCGGCGGCGGGTCCTCGGATTCGGGATCGGGGTCGGCCCCCGGCTTCGACGGCTACCTGGACAACGCCGACAACTACGACGGCCTGGTCGACGAGACCGGGAGCGGCAACGTGACCGTCGAAGTCGGCAGCCAGGCCAACGGCGGTAACTTCGGCTTCGGTCCGGCCGCGATCCGCGTGGATCCGGGCACGACGGTCACCTGGGAGTGGGTGGCCGGCAGCCACAACGTCGAAGCCGAAGACGGCAGCTTCGAGAGCGAACTCACCGACGAGCAGGGATTCACCTTCGATCAGACCTTCGAGGAAGAGGGTGTCGTGAAGTACTTCTGCATGCCCCACAAGTCGATGGGGATGAAAGGCGTCGTCGTCGTCGGCGACCCGGCCCTCGGTGGTGCCGGCGGGGGCGGCGGCGAGTCGGGCGGCAGCGATGCCGGCGGATCCGGCGGCGGGAGCGGCGAGCTAAGCGGGGCCGACTGGGGCGCCATCGCGTTCGGCGTCTCGCTCGTGGCCGGACTGCTGTCGCCGCTCGCGTTCGCGGCGTTCCTCGACAGGGACGACCAGCCGATGGCGGGCGAACGTGTTCGGCGGTGA
- a CDS encoding chorismate mutase, which yields MADETADLAELRDEIDRIDDDLVDLIAKRVRTAERVAEVKSDAGTDLVDEGREAVVRANYADNFRQQDLDPERGRELADSLIALSLAREREVVRDK from the coding sequence ATGGCAGACGAGACCGCCGATCTCGCGGAGTTGCGGGACGAGATAGACCGGATCGACGACGACCTTGTCGACCTGATCGCCAAGCGCGTTCGGACTGCCGAACGCGTCGCCGAAGTGAAATCTGACGCGGGGACCGACCTCGTCGACGAGGGCCGCGAAGCCGTCGTCAGGGCCAACTACGCGGACAACTTTCGACAGCAGGACCTCGACCCGGAACGAGGGCGCGAACTGGCTGACTCCCTGATCGCGCTTTCACTGGCCCGGGAACGGGAGGTCGTGAGAGACAAGTGA
- the cysK gene encoding cysteine synthase A, translated as MNVASDVTELVGETPLLTLESFAPNLYGKVEATNPGGSVKDRIAVAMLERAKEEGHLEPGTTIVEPTSGNTGVGLAVAAAAKGYDLVLTMPESMSEERRKLLGALGADLVLTPADGGMNGAIKEAEAIAAGREPSFVPQQFTNLANPRIHRETTGPEIWAATDGDVDTVVAGVGTGGTITGVSEYLTEELEADVRSVAVEPAESAVISGEDAGSHSIQGIGAGFVPEILRTELLDEVHTVEYDDAVETARRLASEEGLLAGISSGAALAVAERVAADAPEDTVVVILPDTGERYLSTDLFA; from the coding sequence ATGAACGTAGCCAGCGACGTCACGGAACTGGTCGGCGAGACGCCCCTGCTGACACTGGAGTCCTTCGCGCCCAACCTCTACGGCAAGGTGGAGGCGACCAACCCCGGCGGGTCGGTGAAGGACCGCATCGCCGTCGCGATGCTCGAACGGGCCAAGGAGGAGGGTCACCTCGAACCGGGGACGACCATCGTCGAGCCGACCAGTGGCAACACCGGCGTCGGCCTCGCCGTCGCCGCCGCGGCGAAGGGGTACGACCTCGTCCTGACGATGCCCGAGTCGATGAGCGAGGAGCGACGGAAACTCCTCGGCGCACTCGGAGCCGACCTCGTACTCACGCCCGCCGATGGCGGGATGAACGGCGCCATCAAGGAGGCCGAGGCAATCGCCGCCGGGCGGGAGCCCAGTTTCGTCCCCCAGCAGTTCACCAACCTCGCGAACCCGCGGATCCACCGGGAGACGACCGGGCCCGAGATATGGGCGGCGACCGACGGCGACGTCGACACCGTCGTGGCGGGGGTCGGCACGGGCGGCACCATCACAGGCGTCTCGGAGTACCTGACGGAGGAGCTGGAAGCCGACGTCCGGTCGGTGGCCGTCGAACCGGCCGAATCTGCGGTGATCTCGGGCGAGGACGCGGGCAGCCACTCCATCCAGGGCATCGGCGCCGGGTTCGTCCCCGAGATCCTGCGCACGGAACTGCTGGACGAGGTCCACACGGTCGAGTACGACGACGCGGTCGAGACCGCGCGCAGACTCGCCAGCGAGGAGGGGCTACTCGCCGGCATCTCGTCGGGGGCCGCCCTCGCGGTCGCCGAGCGGGTCGCCGCCGACGCGCCCGAGGACACCGTCGTGGTGATCCTCCCCGACACCGGCGAGCGGTACCTCTCGACGGACCTGTTTGCCTGA
- a CDS encoding CGCGG family putative rSAM-modified RiPP protein produces the protein MTAVSHDDVEPVTDRVHDNSWSANLEKPHHGEDRTLVLAHAADAVEHTAPGNHVNLVTHGDHGHPEEYLYPHLDECFGDDVDYEYVEQCGCGGHVTRAHVQ, from the coding sequence ATGACCGCCGTCTCCCACGACGACGTCGAACCGGTCACCGACCGCGTCCACGACAACTCCTGGTCGGCGAACCTGGAGAAGCCCCATCACGGCGAGGACCGCACGCTCGTGCTGGCCCACGCCGCGGACGCCGTCGAGCACACGGCGCCGGGCAACCACGTCAACCTCGTCACCCACGGCGACCACGGCCACCCCGAGGAGTACCTCTACCCCCACCTCGACGAGTGCTTCGGCGACGACGTCGACTACGAGTACGTCGAGCAGTGCGGCTGCGGCGGCCACGTTACAAGGGCCCACGTGCAGTAA